A stretch of the Vitis vinifera cultivar Pinot Noir 40024 chromosome 16, ASM3070453v1 genome encodes the following:
- the LOC100259612 gene encoding LEAF RUST 10 DISEASE-RESISTANCE LOCUS RECEPTOR-LIKE PROTEIN KINASE-like 2.4, translated as MCDLQPNTGASLSLSLSLSLSLNMMWRDTKLLALGLITVLLHACFFSICVANSNKTCRPSSCGDIQNISDPFRLKGDPDGCGDRKYELVCENNHTMVKLYHRKYYVAEINYPNHTIRVVDPSLKKGNCFSTPPYSLTRENFGDPYGYTYGDPYQLPCEWRLKPTLLMNCDGPVSGHNYIPIVPCNSPSSQTYAYALVGDSMQVSDIPYSCTMGVTIVTRLLKAHSDHSNRSMANLQEELLRGVEISFLPFRCKECDVNETLCCSPDFAKNTIQCETCSYGYDDERPTRNGFIAFLRTLIGRLISPKSITLEGFRTYLSNHYYYNYYAIIGGWILQKIAMLMVGRYTLGGLCMLSYLIYKFQRRHLSWDDSIEEFLRIHKNLQPIKYSYSDIKKMTHNFRNKLGQGGFGSVYKGKLRSGRIIAVKVLIMSKSNGQDFINEVATIGRIHHVNVVKLVGFCVQGPKWALIYEFMHHGSLDKFIFLKQENNTPLSWEMLYKIALGVGRGIEYLHRGCDMQILHFDIKPHNILLDENFTPKVSDFGLAKLSSINESIVSLTAARGTLGYIAPELFYKNIGGVSYKADVYSFGMLLMEMVGKRKNVNALAEHSSQIYFPSWIYDRYGQGEDMEMGDATEDEKKLVKKLVIVALWCIQMKPIDRPSMSKTLEMLEGKVELLEMPPKPTLYYEEISTEDHEGNSKGALISSCNSMDTITLDGR; from the exons ATGTGTGACTTACAACCCAATACCGgagcatctctctctctctctctctctctctctctctctctgaataTGATGTGGAGGGACACAAAGCTACTGGCGTTAGGCCTCATAACTGTACTCCTACATGCCTGCTTCTTTTCAATTTGTGTTGCTAATTCAAACAAGACATGCAGGCCCTCTTCGTGCGGAGATATTCAGAACATCAGTGACCCCTTTCGATTAAAAGGTGATCCTGATGGCTGTGGTGATCGGAAGTATGAATTGGTTTGTGAAAACAATCATACGATGGTAAAACTGTACCATAGGAAATACTATGTTGCGGAGATCAACTACCCTAATCATACTATTCGGGTAGTGGATCCTAGCCTAAAGAAGGGCAACTGTTTCTCCACTCCTCCTTATTCCTTGACAAGAGAAAACTTCGGTGATCCATATGGATACACTTATGGAGATCCATATCAATTGCCTTGTGAATGGAGACTGAAGCCTACACTTTTGATGAATTGTGATGGTCCAGTCAGTGGCCATAACTACATTCCTATTGTTCCATGCAATTCTCCTTCCTCCCAAACATATGCTTATGCACTGGTAGGAGACTCCATGCAGGTCAGTGATATTCCGTATTCATGCACCATGGGCGTGACCATTGTTACTCGATTGTTGAAGGCACATTCAGATCACAGCAATCGTTCAATGGCAAATTTGCAAGAAGAGCTTCTTCGGGGTGTTGAGATTTCATTTTTGCCCTTCCGCTGCAAAGAATGCGACGTGAATGAGACACTGTGCTGCAGTCCAGATTTCGCTAAGAATACAATACAATGCGAGACCTGCAGCTACGGCTACGACGACGAAAGACCCACCAGAAATG GCTTTATAGCTTTCTTGCGCACTCTAATTG GACGCCTGATTAGCCCCAAGTCCATTACACTTGAAG GATTTAGAACCTACCTCAGCAACCATTACTACTACAACTACTACGCTATAATTG gAGGCTGGATACTTCAAAAGATCG CCATGCTGATGGTTGGAAGATACACACTCGGGGGATTGTGCATGTTGTCCTATTTAATTTACAAGTTTCAAAGGAGACACTTGTCATGGGATGATAGCATCGAAGAATTCCTTCGGATTCACAAAAATCTTCAGCCGATCAAGTACTCATATTCAGATATAAAAAAGATGACTCAtaattttagaaacaaattagGTCAAGGAGGCTTTGGCTCTGTTTATAAAGGAAAGCTTCGAAGTGGTCGCATTATAGCAGTGAAGGTGTTGATCATGTCAAAATCTAATGGACAAGATTTCATCAATGAAGTTGCTACCATTGGAAGGATTCATCATGTTAATGTGGTGAAACTTGTCGGATTTTGTGTACAAGGACCAAAATGGGCTCTTATATATGAGTTTATGCACCATGGATCtcttgataaatttatttttctcaagcAAGAAAACAACACTCCTTTGAGTTGGGAAATGTTGTATAAGATTGCGCTTGGAGTGGGACGTGGGATTGAATACTTACATCGAGGTTGTGACATGCAAATTCTACATTTTGATATTAAACCGCACaatattcttcttgatgaaaattttaccccaaaagtttcagattttggTCTAGCGAAATTATCTTCAATAAATGAAAGTATTGTATCTCTCACTGCTGCACGGGGAACATTGGGATATATTGCTCCTGAATTGTTCTACAAAAATATCGGAGGCGTCTCATATAAAgctgatgtttatagttttggaatgttgttgaTGGAAATGGTGGGAAAAAGGAAGAACGTGAATGCATTAGCAGAGCATTCAAgtcaaatatactttccatcATGGATCTATGACAGATATGGACAAGGAGAGGACATGGAAATGGGAGATGCCACTGAGGATGAAAAGAAACTTGTAAAAAAATTGGTGATAGTTGCTTTATGGTGCATACAAATGAAACCTATAGATCGTCCTTCAATGAGCAAAACATTGGAAATGTTGGAAGGAAAGGTTGAACTCTTGGAAATGCCTCCCAAGCCTACTCTATACTATGAGGAAATCTCAACTGAGGATCATGAAGGCAATTCAAAAGGGGCACTGATTTCTTCATGCAATTCCATGGATACAATTACCTTGGATGGAAGGTAG